A single region of the Microtus ochrogaster isolate Prairie Vole_2 chromosome 2, MicOch1.0, whole genome shotgun sequence genome encodes:
- the LOC101999298 gene encoding keratin-associated protein 15-1-like → MSYVCNSGNYSTQSCGGFLRQPFSTYGSFYPSSNVVYSPKNFQLGSSFYGQQETFEEPLEDHSPCAGTSYFQTSCFRPKQYFSRPCHGGFGGSFGYGNSGFGSFGYGSCGIRSQGCGSGFYRPGYFSTKSVQSSYYQPGFSSRFCGSAF, encoded by the coding sequence ATGTCTTACGTTTGCAACTCTGGGAACTACTCCACACAGTCTTGTGGAGGTTTCTTGAGGCAGCCATTCTCCACCTATGGCTCCTTCTACCCCAGCAGCAATGTTGTCTATTCTCCAAAGAACTTCCAGCTGGGCTCCTCTTTCTACGGACAGCAAGAAACCTTCGAGGAGCCACTTGAAGACCACTCACCATGTGCCGGGACCAGCTACTTCCAGACATCCTGTTTCCGGCCCAAGCAGTACTTCTCCAGGCCCTGCCACGGAGGCTTTGGTGGATCTTTTGGATATGGCAATTCCGGTTTTGGATCTTTTGGGTATGGAAGCTGTGGCATTCGCTCTCAGGGCTGTGGGTCCGGATTCTACCGCCCAGGTTACTTTTCCACCAAGAGTGTTCAGTCATCTTATTACCAGCCAGGCTTTAGCTCTCGCTTTTGCGGGTCTGCTTTCTGA
- the LOC101999015 gene encoding keratin-associated protein 13-1-like codes for MTCDCCSGNFSTSWRRCLPSSGCSCGSSNLVYSTTSCSPSTCQQESSLHSGCQEICIEPINCQRSYVVLSPCQTACSYRRSSTPCSPCQGTYAGSLSFGPSHFHSLDGGSSRCYTVGCGPSGLESLYCRVSGVPFQSYGLRFCYPAHLPGSTCHPCCKPACGNILHGVHC; via the coding sequence ATGACCTGTGACTGCTGCTCTGGAAACTTCTCCACCTCCTGGAGGCGCTGCCTGCCCTCTTCAGGTTGCTCCTGTGGCTCttctaacctggtctacagcacCACTAGCTGTTCTCCCAGCACCTGCCAGCAGGAATCCTCTTTACACAGTGGCTGTCAGGAGATCTGCATTGAGCCCATCAACTGCCAGAGATCCTACGTGGTGTTGAGTCCCTGCCAGACAGCCTGCTCCTACCGCAGGAGCTCCACACCCTGCAGTCCCTGCCAGGGGACATATGCTGGGTCTCTGAGCTTCGGGCCCAGCCATTTCCATTCCCTGGATGGTGGATCTAGCCGGTGCTACACAGTGGGTTGTGGACCCAGTGGTCTTGAATCGCTGTATTGCAGAGTCTCTGGCGTCCCTTTCCAGAGTTATGGGTTAAGATTCTGCTATCCAGCTCACCTGCCTGGTAGTACCTGCCACCCTTGTTGTAAACCAGCCTGTGGTAACATCCTCCATGGAGTCCACTGTTGA
- the LOC101986989 gene encoding keratin-associated protein 14-like, with product MSRQSCSGNFSSQSFGGHLQYPVSSCGSSYPNNVFYTTDLQTPITHQLDSSLHSGCQESFCEPRSCRTSFVTSSPCQRPCCHQRIPVSYRPCHSTFSGSLGFGSRGFQSFGCGYPTLGFGSHGFQSVGCGAHTFSSQNCGSSFYRPTCFSTRTCQSVSYQPSCGSGFF from the coding sequence ATGTCCCGCCAAAGCTGCTCTGGAAacttctcctcccagtcctttgGGGGCCACCTGCAATACCCAGTCTCTTCTTGTGGTTCCTCCTACCCCAACAATGTCTTCTACACCACTGACCTCCAAACTCCCATCACCCACCAGCTGGACTCCTCTCTCCACAGTGGGTGTCAGGAATCCTTCTGTGAGCCCAGGAGCTGCCGGACATCTTTTGTGACTTCCAGTCCCTGCCAGAGGCCTTGCTGCCACCAGAGGATTCCAGTGTCCTACAGACCCTGCCACTCAACTTTCTCAGGATCTCTGGGCTTTGGTTCCAGGGGCTTCCAGTCTTTCGGTTGTGGCTACCCAACCCTGGGCTTTGGATCCCATGGTTTCCAGTCAGTGGGATGTGGTGCTCACACTTTCTCATCCCAAAATTGTGGGTCCAGCTTTTATCGCCCAACCTGCTTCTCTACTAGAACCTGCCAGTCCGTTTCTTACCAACCCAGCTGTGGCAGTGGCTTCTTCTGA